One genomic segment of Fusobacterium nucleatum includes these proteins:
- the radB gene encoding RadB family lipoprotein: MKKGIFAMFILVASMAMVACTNANATNEGTAGENDAFKALEKRREYYKEQDKERAKMEAEMQTPTMGEETPMMAPEEDTKAQEKAMKEAAEAKEKADKEALKILEKKRKTN; the protein is encoded by the coding sequence ATGAAAAAAGGAATTTTTGCAATGTTTATTTTAGTAGCTTCTATGGCTATGGTAGCTTGTACAAATGCAAATGCAACAAATGAAGGTACAGCAGGAGAAAATGATGCTTTTAAGGCATTAGAAAAAAGAAGAGAGTATTATAAGGAACAAGATAAGGAAAGAGCTAAAATGGAGGCTGAAATGCAAACACCAACAATGGGCGAAGAAACACCAATGATGGCACCAGAAGAAGATACAAAAGCCCAAGAAAAAGCTATGAAAGAGGCAGCAGAGGCAAAAGAAAAAGCTGATAAAGAGGCTTTGAAAATATTAGAAAAGAAAAGAAAAACTAATTAG
- a CDS encoding DMT family transporter, producing the protein MRKDYFTSFFYIILMGFGFPIMRFMSIHFETVNNNAVRFLSGGFLFILICIFKFREELKKILLEPKIILKLLLLGIFMSGNMYFFINGLKYTSALAGSIFGILAMPLAIIMAAIFFKDERSKIKQKKFYIGSIFAFIGSLLFVLYGNKVGESLNFLKGTLFLGTAIFIQSIQNLLIKNIAKKLHTIVISASTATLSGIIYLILSIHTGKIIQLKEVGEGMLIGLSLAGIYGMLTGMLMAFYIVQKQGVVIFNIIQLLIPVSTAIVGYFTLGETINFYQGMGAIIVIFGCIIALKI; encoded by the coding sequence ATGAGAAAAGATTATTTTACTAGTTTTTTTTATATCATTCTTATGGGATTTGGATTTCCTATTATGAGATTTATGAGTATTCATTTTGAGACAGTAAATAATAATGCAGTGAGGTTTTTATCTGGTGGTTTTTTATTTATTTTAATATGTATTTTTAAATTTCGTGAAGAACTTAAAAAAATTTTATTAGAACCCAAAATTATTTTAAAGTTATTATTACTTGGAATTTTTATGAGTGGAAATATGTATTTTTTTATCAATGGATTAAAATATACTTCTGCATTAGCAGGGAGTATATTTGGCATTTTAGCAATGCCATTAGCAATAATAATGGCAGCTATTTTTTTTAAAGATGAAAGAAGTAAAATAAAACAAAAAAAATTCTATATAGGAAGTATTTTTGCATTTATTGGTTCTTTGCTCTTTGTACTCTATGGAAATAAAGTGGGAGAAAGTTTGAATTTTTTAAAAGGAACTTTATTTTTAGGAACAGCCATTTTTATTCAATCTATTCAAAATTTACTAATAAAAAATATTGCTAAAAAATTACATACTATTGTTATTAGTGCTTCAACAGCTACTTTATCAGGGATCATATATTTAATATTGTCTATACACACTGGAAAAATCATTCAATTAAAAGAAGTTGGAGAAGGAATGCTAATAGGATTAAGTTTAGCAGGTATTTATGGAATGCTTACAGGAATGTTAATGGCATTTTATATAGTTCAAAAACAAGGAGTAGTAATTTTTAATATAATTCAGTTATTAATACCTGTTTCAACTGCTATTGTAGGATATTTTACATTAGGTGAAACAATTAATTTTTATCAAGGAATGGGAGCTATTATAGTTATTTTTGGTTGTATTATTGCTTTAAAAATATAG